A DNA window from Bradyrhizobium barranii subsp. barranii contains the following coding sequences:
- a CDS encoding ABC transporter substrate-binding protein yields the protein MIGIARLALAGLMAITAMGTARAEDALKARVGVLRLSSSAPVFIAQDKGYFREAGLDVELKFFDAAQPIAVATTSGDIDFGVTAFTAGLYNLAGKGTLKVIGGMSREKAGYPLIGYFASNNAYAAGLKTPKDLAGKRIAVTQVGSSFHYSLGLLADKFGFKLADVKIVPLQSLSNAAAALKGETVDAALLPISTARKLMDEGGAKFLGWVGDETPWQLGAVFASPKTLTNKVLVTKFLGVLAKADREYHDVILAAMKDGVAPINDKTKPLLEIIAKYTNLPVEQVVGNCAYIDPDGKLDVKNVDNQIKWLQEQGFADKGFDVNTIIAKDFVKAD from the coding sequence ATGATCGGGATTGCGCGGCTCGCACTGGCTGGCCTGATGGCGATCACAGCGATGGGCACGGCCCGGGCCGAAGACGCGCTGAAGGCCAGGGTCGGCGTGCTCCGCCTGTCGTCGTCCGCGCCCGTCTTCATTGCGCAGGACAAGGGCTATTTCCGCGAGGCCGGTCTCGACGTCGAGCTGAAGTTCTTCGATGCGGCGCAGCCGATCGCGGTCGCGACGACCTCGGGCGACATCGATTTCGGCGTCACCGCCTTCACCGCCGGTCTCTACAATCTCGCCGGCAAAGGCACGCTGAAAGTGATCGGCGGCATGAGCCGCGAGAAGGCCGGTTATCCCCTGATCGGCTATTTCGCCAGCAACAACGCCTATGCCGCCGGGTTGAAGACTCCGAAGGACCTCGCGGGCAAGCGCATAGCCGTGACGCAGGTTGGCTCATCCTTTCACTATTCGCTGGGGCTGCTCGCCGACAAATTCGGCTTCAAGCTCGCAGACGTGAAGATCGTGCCGCTGCAATCGCTGTCGAACGCAGCCGCCGCCTTGAAGGGCGAAACCGTGGATGCGGCGCTGCTGCCGATCTCCACCGCGCGAAAGCTGATGGACGAGGGCGGCGCGAAGTTTTTGGGATGGGTCGGCGACGAGACGCCCTGGCAATTGGGCGCGGTGTTCGCCTCGCCCAAGACGCTGACCAACAAGGTGCTGGTGACAAAATTTCTCGGCGTGCTCGCGAAAGCCGACCGCGAATATCACGACGTCATCCTCGCCGCCATGAAGGACGGCGTCGCGCCCATCAACGACAAGACCAAGCCGCTGCTGGAGATCATCGCCAAATACACCAACTTGCCGGTCGAGCAGGTGGTCGGCAATTGCGCCTATATCGATCCCGACGGCAAGCTGGACGTCAAGAACGTCGACAACCAGATCAAATGGCTCCAGGAGCAGGGCTTTGCCGACAAGGGCTTTGATGTGAACACGATCATCGCCAAGGATTTTGTGAAGGCGGACTAA
- a CDS encoding ABC transporter ATP-binding protein, which translates to MDLIANHISHRFGDLAVLDDVSFTVSAGEVVAIVGPSGCGKSTLLSILGGLLQPTSGAPELRGSPPADSLNPLTFVFQDFALLPWATVEENVEFPLLHTQLSAVQRRALVDDALRRTGLTDFRTTYPKQLSGGMRQRVGISRALAVKPAILLMDEPLSALDSQTRELLMEDFVRLLADGGMGAVYVTHNLEEAARLADRIVVLSRRPGRIREVVTVPMTRTERGEIAAREKLLALQNQIWSLIRNEAIDAEREVQHA; encoded by the coding sequence ATGGACCTGATCGCCAACCACATCAGCCATCGCTTCGGTGACCTCGCCGTGCTCGACGACGTTTCCTTCACCGTCAGCGCCGGCGAAGTGGTGGCGATCGTCGGGCCTTCGGGATGTGGCAAAAGCACGCTGCTGTCGATTCTCGGCGGGCTGTTGCAGCCGACTTCGGGCGCACCCGAGCTGCGCGGGTCTCCGCCGGCGGACAGCCTCAATCCGCTGACCTTCGTGTTCCAGGATTTCGCGCTGCTGCCCTGGGCGACGGTGGAGGAGAATGTCGAATTCCCGCTGCTGCATACCCAGCTCTCGGCCGTGCAGCGCCGCGCGCTGGTCGACGATGCCTTGCGTCGCACCGGCCTGACCGACTTCCGCACAACCTATCCGAAGCAGCTCTCCGGCGGCATGCGCCAGCGCGTCGGCATTTCGCGCGCGCTTGCGGTCAAGCCCGCCATCCTGCTGATGGACGAGCCGCTGTCGGCGCTGGATTCACAAACACGCGAGCTGCTGATGGAAGATTTCGTCCGCCTGCTCGCCGATGGCGGCATGGGCGCGGTCTATGTCACCCACAATCTCGAGGAAGCCGCACGGCTCGCCGACCGCATCGTGGTGCTGTCGCGGCGGCCGGGCCGCATTCGCGAGGTCGTGACCGTACCGATGACGCGCACCGAGCGCGGCGAGATCGCTGCGCGTGAAAAGCTGCTGGCGCTTCAGAACCAGATCTGGTCGCTGATCCGCAACGAGGCGATCGACGCCGAGCGCGAGGTTCAGCATGCTTGA
- a CDS encoding FAD-dependent monooxygenase, which yields MRIAVIGGGPGGLYFAYLWKKRHPEDQVDLFEQNPADATWGFGVVFSDQALEFLRADDPETVDAIAPHMESWENITLNLHGDSVAIDGVGFSSIGRLELLQFLQQRALDAGVTPRFDTQIHAIDQLNGHDLIVAADGLNSLVRRAYEGDFGTSLSYSSNKFVWYGTSKRFDTLSQTFVKTDRGAFNAHHYRYSPTMSTFLVECDHATWQAYGFAYKDAEQCKGVCEEVFADTLGGHCLVSNKSVWRNFPWVWNEHWSFKNMVLLGDALHSAHFSIGSGTRLAIEDAIALVKALESDAHLSTALHRYQAARKPVVQKLVNAARTSAFWYEHFAQHMQLGLMDFAYSYITRSGRIDDPRLRTMSPAFMTRYEAEKNGGDAA from the coding sequence TTGCGGATCGCCGTGATTGGCGGGGGGCCCGGTGGGCTCTATTTCGCCTATCTCTGGAAGAAGCGTCACCCCGAGGATCAAGTCGACCTGTTCGAACAGAACCCGGCCGACGCGACCTGGGGCTTTGGCGTCGTGTTCTCCGATCAGGCCCTGGAATTCCTGCGCGCCGACGACCCCGAAACGGTCGATGCGATCGCGCCGCATATGGAGAGCTGGGAGAACATCACGCTGAACCTTCACGGCGACAGCGTCGCCATCGACGGCGTCGGCTTCTCCTCGATCGGCAGGCTGGAGCTCTTGCAGTTCCTCCAGCAGCGCGCGCTCGACGCCGGCGTCACGCCGCGCTTCGACACGCAGATCCACGCCATCGACCAGCTCAACGGCCACGACCTGATCGTCGCGGCCGACGGGCTGAATTCGCTGGTGCGGCGCGCCTATGAGGGCGATTTCGGCACGTCGCTGTCCTACTCCTCCAACAAGTTCGTCTGGTACGGGACCTCGAAACGCTTCGACACGCTGTCGCAGACCTTCGTGAAGACCGACCGCGGCGCCTTCAATGCCCATCACTATCGCTACTCCCCGACCATGAGCACCTTCCTGGTCGAATGCGACCACGCGACATGGCAGGCCTATGGCTTCGCCTACAAGGATGCCGAGCAGTGCAAGGGCGTCTGCGAAGAGGTCTTTGCCGACACGCTGGGCGGCCACTGCCTGGTCTCCAACAAGTCGGTCTGGCGCAACTTTCCCTGGGTCTGGAACGAGCACTGGTCGTTCAAGAACATGGTGCTGCTCGGCGACGCCCTGCACTCGGCGCATTTCTCCATCGGCTCGGGGACGCGGCTCGCGATCGAGGACGCCATTGCGCTGGTCAAGGCGCTGGAGTCGGATGCGCATCTGTCGACCGCGCTGCACCGTTATCAGGCCGCGCGAAAACCGGTGGTGCAGAAGCTCGTCAATGCCGCGCGCACCTCGGCCTTCTGGTACGAGCACTTCGCCCAGCACATGCAGCTCGGCCTGATGGACTTCGCCTACAGCTACATCACCCGCTCCGGCCGCATCGACGACCCCCGGCTGCGCACGATGTCGCCCGCCTTCATGACGCGCTACGAGGCCGAGAAGAACGGCGGAGATGCCGCATGA
- a CDS encoding ABC transporter permease has protein sequence MLDRAGMSAKDDTTRRVRFRGAGFVPASSRFGGWIALALVIAIWQAAGSAGLVNPLFLPAPAAIARAIYELAMSGALWQHLSASILRIGVGWVLGTAAGVAVGFAIGLSRLARSVGITFISALFPIPKIALLPLLILWLGIGEEPKIATIALGVFFSTAISVYSGVDAVPRNLIRMAQSFNVPFATIVRKVIWPGALPAILAGFRITASVALLLVVSAEMIGAQYGIGAFVLQAGNLMQTDQLLAGVVILSVFGLVVGKVIGWLETRLLHWR, from the coding sequence ATGCTTGATCGCGCGGGGATGTCTGCGAAGGACGACACGACGCGGCGCGTCCGTTTTCGCGGCGCCGGCTTCGTGCCCGCCAGCAGCCGCTTCGGCGGCTGGATCGCGCTCGCCCTCGTCATCGCGATCTGGCAGGCGGCCGGCAGCGCCGGGCTGGTCAATCCGCTGTTCCTGCCGGCGCCGGCTGCGATCGCGCGGGCGATCTACGAGCTCGCGATGTCAGGCGCGCTCTGGCAGCATCTGTCGGCCTCTATCCTGCGCATCGGCGTCGGCTGGGTGCTGGGAACGGCGGCCGGCGTCGCGGTCGGCTTCGCCATCGGCCTGTCGCGGCTTGCGCGCAGCGTCGGCATCACCTTCATCTCGGCGCTGTTCCCGATCCCGAAGATCGCACTGCTGCCATTGCTCATTCTCTGGCTCGGCATCGGCGAAGAGCCGAAGATCGCGACCATTGCGCTCGGCGTGTTCTTCTCGACCGCGATCTCGGTCTATAGCGGCGTCGATGCGGTGCCGCGCAACCTCATCCGCATGGCGCAGAGTTTCAACGTTCCCTTCGCCACCATCGTGCGCAAGGTGATCTGGCCCGGCGCGCTGCCCGCCATCCTCGCCGGCTTCCGCATCACCGCGTCCGTCGCACTGCTGCTGGTCGTCAGTGCCGAGATGATCGGCGCCCAATACGGCATCGGCGCCTTTGTGCTTCAGGCCGGCAATCTGATGCAGACGGACCAGCTGCTCGCGGGCGTGGTGATCCTGTCGGTGTTCGGGCTTGTGGTGGGGAAGGTGATTGGCTGGCTGGAGACGCGGTTGCTGCACTGGCGGTAG
- a CDS encoding NADP-dependent oxidoreductase: MSSSINRQILLVEKPSGKLGAEHFKMVEGAMPEPKDGEALLQVRYISLDAANRAWMHGATYRSAVEANSVMAGGGIAEVVSSKAPGLAASDIVFGDTGWQEFAAVPAKHLTKMPKLEPMTHLLSVFGIAGLTAYFGLLEIGKPKEGETVVVSAAAGSVGSIVGQIAKIRGCRVVGIAGGADKCNWLTSELGFDAAVDYKDGAVFKALRAAAPKGIDVYFDNVGGDILEACLPQMNNYGRIACCGAISQYDGAPAAHGPRGVPGLIVVKRLVMQGFIVMDYMKESQRALADLQGWVASGKLKVQEDIIDGLENTPKALIGLLAGENRGKRMVKL; this comes from the coding sequence ATGAGCAGCAGCATCAATCGCCAGATTCTTCTGGTCGAAAAGCCCAGCGGCAAGCTCGGTGCCGAGCACTTCAAGATGGTCGAGGGCGCGATGCCGGAGCCGAAGGACGGCGAGGCCTTGCTGCAGGTGCGTTACATCTCGCTCGACGCCGCTAACCGCGCCTGGATGCATGGCGCGACCTACCGCTCCGCGGTCGAGGCCAACAGCGTGATGGCCGGCGGCGGCATCGCTGAGGTCGTCAGCTCGAAGGCGCCGGGGCTGGCTGCCAGCGACATCGTGTTCGGCGACACCGGCTGGCAGGAGTTTGCCGCGGTGCCGGCAAAGCATCTCACGAAAATGCCGAAGCTCGAACCGATGACGCATCTGCTCAGCGTGTTCGGCATCGCCGGCCTCACCGCCTATTTCGGCCTGCTGGAGATCGGCAAGCCCAAAGAGGGCGAGACCGTCGTGGTGTCCGCGGCGGCCGGCTCGGTCGGCTCGATCGTCGGTCAGATCGCCAAGATCAGGGGATGTCGCGTGGTCGGCATCGCCGGCGGCGCAGACAAGTGCAACTGGCTGACCTCCGAGCTCGGCTTCGATGCCGCCGTCGACTACAAGGACGGCGCGGTGTTCAAGGCCCTGCGCGCGGCGGCGCCAAAAGGCATCGACGTCTATTTCGACAATGTCGGCGGCGACATTCTGGAAGCCTGCCTGCCGCAGATGAACAATTACGGCCGCATCGCCTGCTGCGGTGCGATCTCGCAATATGACGGCGCACCTGCCGCGCACGGCCCGCGCGGCGTGCCCGGCCTGATCGTGGTGAAGCGGCTCGTCATGCAGGGCTTCATCGTGATGGACTACATGAAGGAGAGCCAGCGCGCGCTCGCCGACCTCCAGGGCTGGGTCGCATCCGGCAAGCTGAAGGTGCAGGAGGACATCATCGACGGATTGGAGAATACGCCGAAGGCGCTGATCGGATTGCTGGCGGGAGAGAACCGCGGCAAGCGCATGGTCAAGCTCTGA
- a CDS encoding dicarboxylate/amino acid:cation symporter produces MSNKFTQYILAAMVLGIVMGAAIFNFLPDTRAEWASSINLIAMMFLRLIKMIIAPLVFATLVGGIAHMGSGSRLGRIFAKTMGWFVSASFVSLLLGLVMVNLLQPGANFPGTLPQAGQSTGLPVSAFSIEKFLTHLIPTSIADAMAQNEILQIVIFAVFFSVAMGSMPERSKPILAMIDDVAHIMLKVTSYVMLFAPLAVWAAITATVAKNGLGVLWKLIVFMGGFYLALGILWVILMIVGFVVIGPRYSHLLKLIREPLMIAFSTASSEAAYPKTLEGLTKFGASSRISSFVLPLGYSFNLDGTMMYCTFASIFIAQTYHIEMSLATQLAMLATLMITSKGVAGVPRASLVVIASTLSQFGIPEAGLLMIMGIDTFLDMGRSATNVIGNSLATAVVAKWEGELGPEHELGPGEATTPDMVPGELPAMAGH; encoded by the coding sequence ATGTCGAACAAGTTTACGCAATACATTCTGGCCGCGATGGTGCTGGGCATCGTCATGGGGGCGGCGATCTTCAACTTCCTGCCTGACACCAGAGCCGAATGGGCTTCCTCCATCAACCTGATCGCCATGATGTTCCTGCGCTTGATCAAGATGATCATCGCGCCGCTGGTGTTTGCGACGCTGGTCGGTGGCATCGCGCATATGGGCAGCGGCTCGCGGCTCGGGCGCATCTTCGCCAAGACCATGGGCTGGTTCGTCAGCGCGTCCTTCGTGTCGCTGCTGCTCGGCCTCGTCATGGTCAATCTGCTCCAGCCCGGCGCGAACTTCCCCGGCACGCTGCCGCAGGCGGGGCAATCGACCGGCTTGCCGGTCTCGGCCTTCTCGATCGAAAAATTCCTGACCCATCTGATCCCGACCTCGATCGCCGACGCCATGGCGCAGAACGAGATCCTGCAGATCGTGATCTTCGCCGTGTTCTTCTCGGTGGCGATGGGCTCGATGCCCGAACGGTCGAAGCCGATCCTGGCAATGATCGACGACGTCGCTCACATCATGCTCAAGGTGACGAGCTATGTGATGCTGTTCGCCCCGCTCGCGGTATGGGCCGCCATCACGGCCACTGTCGCCAAGAACGGCCTCGGCGTGCTGTGGAAGCTCATCGTCTTCATGGGTGGCTTCTATCTCGCGCTTGGGATCCTGTGGGTCATCCTGATGATCGTCGGCTTTGTGGTGATCGGGCCGCGATATAGCCATCTGCTGAAGCTGATCCGCGAACCCCTGATGATCGCGTTCTCCACCGCGAGCTCGGAAGCGGCCTATCCGAAGACGCTGGAGGGGCTGACCAAGTTCGGCGCGTCGTCGCGGATCTCGAGCTTCGTGCTGCCGCTCGGTTACTCCTTCAATCTCGACGGCACGATGATGTACTGCACCTTCGCGAGCATCTTCATCGCGCAGACCTACCACATCGAGATGTCGCTCGCGACGCAGCTGGCGATGCTCGCGACGTTGATGATCACCTCCAAGGGCGTTGCCGGCGTGCCGCGCGCATCCCTCGTGGTGATCGCCTCGACGCTGTCGCAGTTCGGCATCCCCGAGGCAGGCCTGCTGATGATCATGGGCATTGACACGTTCCTCGACATGGGACGCAGCGCCACCAATGTCATCGGCAATTCGCTCGCGACCGCCGTGGTCGCGAAGTGGGAAGGTGAGCTCGGGCCCGAGCACGAGCTCGGACCCGGCGAAGCGACGACGCCGGACATGGTTCCGGGCGAACTGCCCGCGATGGCCGGCCATTGA
- a CDS encoding benzoate-CoA ligase family protein — protein MSSEIRDQVPADSPGAREIGFAIPQTYNASRVLFDQLAKGRGARPALIGPAGTRSYAELCAEACRWGNGFASLGLKRGDRVLLFLDDTPAYPAAFFGAVRAGFVPLLINTLTPPDLLQFYLADSGAAVAVADAEFATRFDAEACKATCLRTLIVVNGDARGHAAPAAIAAPGWLARFPAELAEADTDRDEMAFWMYSSGSTGRPKGIVHLQHDMAYSDAAFAQNVLKLTPGDICFSVPKIFFAYGFGNSVTFPFSAGAATLLLPGQPKPASIFAAIEQHKPTVFFGLPTLYTSLTKAEGADKTNFSSLRMSLSAAEVLSADVFNGWKTLTGLEIVEGLGSTEVLHIYLSNRPEQKKLGAAGLRVPGYEVALRDKDGREVGDDEEGILWVRGDSNTPLYWNRPDKSAETIREGGWIYTGDRFVRDAEGFHFFRGRADDLIKISGQWVYPLEVELCLADHPDIRECAVFAAELPDRRMTLKAVVVMNNRATDQNEATRRLQDYVKGKLLPYKYPREVIFIDELPKTGTGKIDRQALLRM, from the coding sequence ATGAGCAGCGAGATCCGCGATCAGGTGCCCGCCGACAGCCCGGGCGCCCGCGAAATCGGCTTTGCCATTCCGCAAACCTACAATGCCAGCCGCGTGCTGTTCGACCAGCTTGCCAAGGGCCGCGGCGCCAGGCCCGCGCTGATCGGGCCCGCGGGGACGCGCAGCTATGCCGAGCTTTGCGCGGAAGCTTGCCGCTGGGGCAACGGTTTCGCGTCGCTCGGCCTGAAGCGCGGCGACCGCGTGCTGCTGTTCCTCGACGATACCCCGGCCTATCCGGCCGCATTCTTCGGCGCAGTGCGTGCCGGCTTCGTACCGCTCCTGATCAACACGCTGACGCCGCCGGACCTGCTGCAATTCTATCTCGCCGATTCCGGCGCGGCGGTCGCGGTGGCGGATGCCGAATTCGCGACGCGCTTCGATGCGGAGGCCTGCAAGGCGACCTGCCTGCGGACGCTGATCGTCGTCAACGGCGACGCGCGCGGCCACGCCGCGCCTGCGGCGATCGCGGCGCCAGGCTGGCTCGCGCGGTTCCCGGCCGAGCTCGCGGAAGCGGACACCGATCGCGACGAGATGGCGTTCTGGATGTACTCCTCCGGCTCGACCGGCCGGCCCAAGGGCATCGTGCATCTCCAGCACGACATGGCCTACAGCGATGCCGCCTTTGCGCAGAACGTGCTGAAGCTGACGCCCGGCGACATCTGCTTCTCGGTGCCGAAGATCTTCTTCGCCTACGGTTTCGGCAACTCCGTTACCTTCCCGTTCTCCGCGGGTGCCGCGACGCTGCTGCTGCCGGGCCAGCCGAAGCCTGCATCGATCTTTGCCGCGATCGAGCAACACAAGCCGACGGTCTTCTTCGGCCTGCCGACGCTGTACACCTCACTGACCAAGGCGGAGGGAGCAGACAAGACCAACTTCTCGTCGCTGCGTATGTCGCTTTCGGCGGCCGAGGTCCTGTCTGCGGACGTCTTCAACGGCTGGAAGACTCTCACCGGCCTCGAGATCGTCGAAGGGCTCGGCTCGACCGAGGTGCTGCACATCTATCTCTCCAACCGCCCCGAACAGAAGAAGCTCGGCGCCGCCGGCCTGCGCGTGCCAGGCTACGAGGTCGCACTGCGCGACAAGGACGGCCGCGAGGTCGGCGACGACGAGGAAGGCATCCTGTGGGTGCGCGGCGATTCCAACACACCGCTGTACTGGAACCGGCCGGACAAATCCGCCGAGACCATCCGCGAGGGCGGCTGGATCTACACCGGCGACCGTTTCGTGCGCGATGCCGAAGGCTTCCACTTCTTCCGCGGCCGTGCCGACGACCTCATCAAGATCTCAGGCCAATGGGTCTACCCGCTCGAGGTCGAGCTGTGCCTCGCCGACCACCCCGATATCCGCGAATGCGCCGTGTTCGCCGCCGAGCTGCCGGACCGGCGCATGACGCTCAAGGCGGTGGTGGTGATGAACAACCGCGCGACCGATCAGAATGAGGCGACGCGGCGGCTACAGGATTACGTCAAGGGCAAGTTGCTTCCCTACAAATATCCGCGCGAGGTGATCTTCATCGACGAGCTGCCGAAGACGGGAACGGGGAAGATTGATCGGCAGGCGTTGCTGCGGATGTAG
- a CDS encoding cysteine rich repeat-containing protein, which yields MFNTLKHASTRRALLAATLFATATGAFAQAPTDAQKSAIRSACRSDFMAHCASVTPGGVEAYQCLQKNMSSLSSGCQTAVRAVEPAAAPKTEAAPAKSEPAKTEAAPAAAAAPKAAASKQPSSTQIAAVKSACRADYPKVCASVPPGGAPALECLEKNKAKVSPACEKAVSAATGGGGAAATAAPAGAAPAAAAPAAAPAVIVLRPLRPREELFIVRSACGADIRTLCAGVAPGGGRIVQCISSNAASLSPPCKEVLAPFAAR from the coding sequence ATGTTCAACACGTTGAAACATGCATCAACGCGTCGCGCGCTGCTGGCGGCAACGCTCTTCGCAACTGCAACAGGCGCATTCGCGCAAGCGCCGACCGACGCTCAGAAGAGCGCCATCCGCTCCGCATGCCGCTCGGACTTCATGGCGCACTGCGCGAGTGTCACGCCCGGCGGCGTGGAGGCGTATCAATGTCTCCAGAAGAACATGTCCAGCCTGTCATCGGGATGCCAGACCGCGGTTCGCGCGGTCGAGCCCGCTGCGGCGCCGAAGACTGAAGCTGCACCCGCCAAGTCCGAACCGGCAAAGACCGAAGCGGCCCCCGCCGCCGCAGCCGCTCCGAAAGCGGCGGCGTCAAAGCAGCCGAGCAGCACGCAGATTGCCGCGGTCAAGAGCGCGTGCCGCGCCGATTATCCCAAGGTGTGCGCCAGCGTGCCGCCGGGTGGCGCCCCCGCCCTCGAATGTCTCGAGAAGAACAAGGCCAAGGTTTCGCCGGCCTGTGAGAAGGCGGTGAGCGCCGCAACCGGTGGCGGCGGCGCTGCTGCGACAGCAGCACCTGCGGGCGCAGCTCCTGCGGCAGCAGCACCGGCGGCGGCGCCGGCCGTGATCGTTCTGCGCCCGCTACGGCCGCGCGAAGAACTGTTCATCGTGCGCTCGGCCTGCGGTGCCGACATCCGCACGCTCTGCGCCGGCGTCGCGCCGGGCGGGGGCCGCATCGTGCAATGCATCTCCAGCAATGCCGCGTCGCTGTCACCCCCCTGCAAGGAAGTGCTGGCGCCATTCGCGGCGCGATAA
- a CDS encoding MarR family winged helix-turn-helix transcriptional regulator, whose translation MPSKPALPITIDAVYAAPGYLFRRMQQIAVSIFMEECKAFDLTPVQYAVLIAIHTHPGIDATRLSAVIAFDRSTLGSVIERLQAKDFIERKPAPEDKRIKLLYLTKSGAAILREIIPADERAQARMLEPLKPADRKALMGLLVQLVDLNNEASRVPLRAEDALEHLGKAG comes from the coding sequence ATGCCGAGTAAGCCCGCCCTTCCGATCACGATCGACGCGGTCTATGCCGCGCCGGGCTATCTGTTCCGGCGCATGCAGCAGATCGCAGTCTCGATCTTCATGGAGGAGTGCAAGGCGTTCGATCTTACGCCGGTGCAATATGCGGTGCTGATCGCGATTCACACCCATCCCGGCATCGACGCGACACGGCTGTCGGCGGTGATCGCCTTCGACCGCTCCACCCTCGGCAGCGTGATCGAGCGGCTGCAGGCCAAGGATTTTATCGAACGCAAGCCGGCACCCGAAGACAAGCGGATCAAGCTGCTCTATCTGACGAAATCAGGCGCCGCGATCCTGCGCGAGATCATCCCGGCCGACGAGCGCGCCCAGGCGCGGATGCTGGAGCCGCTGAAACCCGCCGACCGCAAGGCGTTGATGGGGCTTTTGGTGCAGCTCGTCGACCTCAACAACGAGGCCTCGCGCGTGCCGCTGCGCGCGGAGGACGCGCTGGAGCATCTGGGGAAGGCGGGGTGA
- the maiA gene encoding maleylacetoacetate isomerase, which yields MKLHGYFRSSAAYRVRIALNLKGLGAEHLPHHLRKGEQCAPAYLAINPQGLVPTLENDAGAVLTQSVAIIEWLDETHPNPPLLPKDPLPRAKVRAFALAIACDTHPVQNLKVLARLRELGLAEEKVQDWAAWVNREGLSACETLIRDEAGPFCFGDGPTLADLCLVPQLANARRFGVDVSAYPRLLKAEAAAKALPAFASAAPEKQPDAE from the coding sequence ATGAAGCTGCACGGCTATTTCCGCTCCAGCGCCGCCTATCGGGTGCGGATCGCGCTGAACCTCAAGGGTCTCGGCGCCGAGCACCTGCCGCATCATCTTCGCAAGGGCGAGCAATGTGCGCCCGCCTATCTCGCCATCAATCCGCAAGGGCTGGTGCCGACCCTGGAGAACGATGCGGGAGCGGTACTGACCCAATCGGTCGCCATCATCGAATGGCTCGACGAGACGCATCCCAATCCGCCGCTGCTCCCGAAGGATCCGCTGCCACGCGCGAAGGTGAGGGCGTTCGCGCTGGCGATCGCCTGCGACACCCACCCGGTGCAGAATTTGAAGGTGCTGGCGCGGCTGCGCGAGCTCGGCCTTGCCGAGGAGAAGGTCCAGGACTGGGCGGCGTGGGTCAACCGCGAGGGGCTGTCGGCCTGCGAGACGCTGATCAGGGACGAGGCGGGGCCGTTCTGCTTCGGCGATGGGCCGACGCTCGCCGATCTCTGCCTGGTGCCGCAGCTCGCCAATGCCCGCCGCTTCGGCGTCGATGTGTCGGCCTATCCGCGGCTGCTGAAGGCGGAGGCTGCGGCAAAGGCGCTGCCGGCCTTCGCAAGCGCCGCGCCGGAGAAGCAGCCCGATGCCGAGTAA